The Rhizobium sp. WSM4643 genome has a window encoding:
- a CDS encoding ABC transporter ATP-binding protein, which produces MANIVIDRIRKSFGAFQALKEVSLTINDGEFVSLLGPSGCGKTTLLRIIAGLETATSGDVRIGDKSVIGLAPRDRGLAMVFQNYAVFPHMTVYENVAFGLRMQKADDTRVKAQVEKAAGLLHIEQYLDRYPNKLSGGQRQRVAVARALAVEPKVLLMDEPLSNLDALLRLEMRTELKTVLQSAGTTTIYVTHDQTEAMGLSDRIAVMHGGVVEQVGHPVEIYNHPATRFVGGFIGNPPMNFIKVPVTNSQVASGTERLAAPQGSGDEVILGLRGEAVELAPLPQGLEMRVRVAEPMGSHLLLTGSIHDQPVRVILPASETVKSGDTIGLKLDQKRITWLSPESGKSFPSVLA; this is translated from the coding sequence ATGGCCAATATTGTCATCGACCGCATCCGCAAGAGCTTCGGAGCCTTCCAAGCGCTGAAAGAGGTCTCGCTGACGATCAACGACGGCGAATTCGTCTCGCTGCTCGGTCCATCCGGCTGCGGCAAGACCACGCTGCTGCGCATCATCGCCGGCCTCGAGACGGCCACATCGGGAGATGTCCGCATCGGCGACAAGTCGGTAATCGGCCTTGCACCTCGGGATCGCGGCCTTGCGATGGTCTTCCAGAACTACGCCGTCTTTCCGCATATGACGGTTTACGAGAACGTCGCCTTCGGGCTGCGGATGCAGAAGGCCGACGACACACGCGTGAAGGCGCAGGTCGAGAAGGCCGCCGGCCTCCTGCATATCGAGCAATATCTCGACCGATACCCGAACAAGCTATCCGGCGGCCAGCGCCAGCGCGTCGCGGTCGCTCGTGCCCTTGCCGTCGAACCGAAGGTGCTGCTGATGGACGAGCCGCTTTCGAACCTGGACGCGCTGCTCCGCTTGGAAATGCGCACCGAACTCAAGACCGTGCTGCAATCAGCAGGCACCACGACGATCTACGTCACCCACGATCAGACGGAAGCGATGGGCCTTTCCGACCGCATCGCCGTCATGCATGGCGGCGTGGTCGAGCAGGTTGGCCATCCGGTCGAGATCTACAATCACCCGGCAACACGTTTCGTCGGCGGCTTCATCGGCAACCCGCCGATGAACTTCATCAAGGTGCCGGTCACCAACAGCCAGGTGGCGTCAGGCACCGAACGGCTTGCAGCGCCGCAGGGGTCCGGCGATGAAGTGATCCTTGGCCTGCGCGGCGAAGCCGTCGAACTCGCGCCGCTGCCGCAGGGTCTCGAAATGCGGGTACGCGTTGCCGAACCTATGGGCTCGCACCTGCTTCTGACCGGCTCGATCCACGACCAGCCGGTGCGCGTCATCCTGCCGGCTTCGGAGACCGTAAAGAGCGGCGATACGATCGGCCTGAAGCTCGACCAGAAGCGCATCACCTGGCTTTCGCCCGAAAGCGGCAAGTCCTTTCCGTCCGTCCTGGCCTAA
- a CDS encoding carbohydrate ABC transporter permease has translation MTTDTISMTADTPDATGFVSSRRWLLWSGIAALCAWVLVPIYLVALGALGGRQGVYVWPKTGLPTGISLEPFFLFLKTEGVVQSFLNSLGAAGITVALSILLGAPAGYALARYDFRGKDSYRLLVLLTRAFPLAILALPLTVSFIRLGLYDTILGVGLIHTVLALPFAALVTQGIFLGVPKELEEAAWVFGCTRIQAFFKVVAPLALPGIVATAVFAFVISWNEVFAASVLTVRNRTLTAYLLTVLSESPMHYRFAGGLMLILPSVVFIFAVRRYLFAIWGISSK, from the coding sequence ATGACCACGGATACCATCAGCATGACCGCGGACACCCCCGACGCCACCGGCTTCGTCTCCTCGCGCCGCTGGCTGCTCTGGAGCGGCATCGCCGCCCTCTGCGCCTGGGTGCTGGTGCCGATCTATCTGGTCGCGCTCGGCGCCCTCGGCGGACGCCAGGGCGTCTATGTCTGGCCGAAGACCGGCCTTCCCACCGGCATTTCACTGGAGCCCTTTTTTCTCTTCCTGAAGACCGAAGGCGTCGTTCAGTCCTTCCTCAATTCGCTGGGGGCAGCCGGCATCACGGTAGCGCTTTCGATCCTGCTCGGCGCGCCGGCTGGTTATGCGCTCGCCCGCTATGATTTCCGCGGCAAGGACAGCTACCGCCTCCTGGTGTTGCTGACCCGCGCCTTCCCGCTGGCGATCCTGGCATTGCCGCTGACGGTCTCCTTCATCCGGCTCGGCCTCTACGATACGATCCTCGGCGTCGGCCTCATCCATACGGTGCTGGCGCTGCCTTTCGCCGCGCTCGTCACCCAGGGCATTTTCCTCGGCGTGCCCAAGGAGTTGGAGGAAGCCGCCTGGGTATTCGGCTGCACCCGCATCCAGGCCTTCTTCAAGGTCGTGGCACCCTTGGCGCTTCCCGGTATCGTCGCAACCGCGGTCTTCGCCTTCGTTATCTCATGGAACGAGGTCTTTGCTGCCTCGGTGCTGACGGTGCGCAACCGCACGCTGACCGCATACCTGCTGACCGTGCTTTCGGAAAGCCCGATGCATTACCGCTTTGCCGGGGGCCTGATGCTCATCCTTCCCTCGGTTGTCTTCATCTTCGCGGTCAGGCGCTACCTCTTCGCGATCTGGGGCATTTCCTCCAAATAA
- a CDS encoding carbohydrate ABC transporter permease → MTNSRPWIPYLLILPSVAFLALLFVVPLVQTIWLAVSDNGAPSLANAERMVTDINFTRSVKNTFLLTIAVVPVQIALALAMGTMVAKVGRGRETILWIWTIPLGISDLAAGLVWLSILQNTGYLNSLLFGLGIIGRQASWLSYQTPVALFLAIAVAEIWRGTAIVMVIIVAGLNQVPKEFKEAAEIFGAGPWTRFWRITLPLIRPALQSALILRTVLAFEVFAVVYALGGRNFPVLVGEAYNWQNQNQNYSVAAAYAVLIMIISLAATLIYLKALKVDPERLP, encoded by the coding sequence ATGACCAACAGCCGACCCTGGATCCCCTATCTGCTGATCCTGCCATCCGTCGCCTTCCTGGCACTGCTGTTCGTCGTGCCACTGGTGCAGACGATCTGGCTGGCGGTTTCGGATAATGGCGCGCCATCGCTCGCCAATGCCGAGCGCATGGTAACCGACATCAATTTCACCCGCTCAGTGAAGAACACCTTCCTGCTGACGATCGCGGTCGTGCCGGTGCAGATCGCCTTGGCGCTGGCCATGGGCACGATGGTCGCCAAGGTCGGCCGCGGGCGGGAGACGATTCTGTGGATCTGGACAATCCCGCTCGGCATTTCCGACCTTGCCGCCGGTCTCGTCTGGTTGTCGATCCTGCAGAATACCGGCTATCTGAATTCGCTGCTCTTCGGCCTCGGTATCATCGGCAGGCAGGCAAGCTGGCTCTCCTACCAGACGCCGGTCGCGCTCTTCCTCGCCATTGCAGTTGCCGAAATCTGGCGCGGTACGGCCATCGTCATGGTCATCATCGTCGCCGGTCTGAACCAGGTGCCGAAGGAGTTCAAGGAGGCTGCCGAAATCTTCGGCGCGGGTCCGTGGACGCGCTTCTGGCGCATCACGCTGCCGCTGATCCGTCCCGCCCTGCAATCGGCACTGATCCTGCGCACCGTGCTCGCCTTCGAAGTCTTCGCGGTAGTCTATGCGCTCGGCGGGCGCAATTTTCCGGTCCTCGTCGGCGAGGCCTACAACTGGCAGAACCAGAACCAGAATTACAGCGTCGCCGCCGCCTACGCGGTGCTGATCATGATCATCTCGCTTGCCGCCACGCTCATCTATCTCAAGGCCTTGAAGGTCGATCCGGAGCGCCTGCCATGA
- a CDS encoding ABC transporter substrate-binding protein has product MKHIMSFGILASTVLAFASPVLAQTVFVSTQLRPIEEATVVREELLKDVGSVDYVVEEPPQFAVRMEAERQAGKHTVSLVGALHGELSPLADRETLEPLDDLAKKLAASGMPQSLLDLGKLGKSTQQYIPWMQATYVMAAKKEALQYLPAGADVNALNYDQLIEWGKNMQDATGQPQIGFPAGPKGLMARYFQGYFYPSFTGGVVRTFQSADAAAGWEKLKALWAYVTPNSTSYDFMQEPLSAGEVMVAWDHIARLKNAISAAPDDYVVFPAPAGPKGRGYMPVVAGLAIPKGAPDKAGAEKVIEHLSMPETQLLTASKVGFFPTLNVKLPPDLDAGVALLAGAVTATQASKDAVISLLPVGLGDKGGEFNKVYMDSFQRIVLQNEPVADVLKAQGATMAKLMADTRAACWAPDAKSDGPCPVE; this is encoded by the coding sequence ATGAAACATATCATGTCATTTGGAATTCTGGCTTCCACCGTGCTGGCCTTCGCCTCGCCGGTGCTTGCCCAGACCGTTTTCGTGTCCACCCAGCTTCGTCCGATCGAGGAGGCGACCGTCGTCCGCGAGGAACTCCTGAAGGACGTCGGCTCGGTTGACTACGTGGTCGAGGAACCACCGCAGTTTGCCGTCCGCATGGAAGCCGAGCGCCAGGCCGGTAAACACACCGTCAGCCTCGTCGGCGCACTGCATGGCGAGCTTTCGCCGCTTGCCGATAGGGAGACGCTCGAACCGCTCGATGACCTCGCCAAGAAGCTGGCAGCGAGCGGCATGCCGCAATCGCTGCTCGATCTCGGCAAGCTCGGCAAATCGACCCAGCAGTACATCCCGTGGATGCAGGCGACCTATGTGATGGCCGCCAAGAAGGAAGCGCTGCAATACCTGCCTGCCGGCGCCGACGTGAACGCGCTGAACTACGATCAGTTGATCGAGTGGGGTAAGAATATGCAGGACGCCACAGGCCAGCCGCAGATCGGCTTTCCCGCCGGCCCGAAAGGCCTGATGGCGCGTTATTTCCAGGGCTATTTCTATCCGTCCTTCACGGGCGGTGTCGTGCGTACTTTCCAGAGTGCCGATGCGGCCGCCGGCTGGGAGAAGCTGAAGGCGCTTTGGGCCTATGTGACGCCGAACTCGACGAGTTACGACTTCATGCAGGAGCCGCTCTCTGCCGGCGAAGTCATGGTCGCCTGGGACCATATCGCCCGCCTGAAGAATGCCATTTCCGCAGCACCTGACGATTATGTCGTCTTCCCGGCGCCCGCAGGTCCCAAGGGTCGCGGCTATATGCCGGTCGTTGCCGGTCTCGCCATTCCGAAGGGTGCACCTGATAAGGCCGGCGCAGAAAAGGTCATCGAACACCTTTCCATGCCGGAGACGCAGCTCCTGACCGCCTCCAAGGTCGGCTTCTTCCCGACCCTGAATGTCAAGCTGCCGCCGGATCTCGATGCCGGCGTCGCCCTGCTCGCCGGTGCGGTCACCGCCACCCAGGCCTCCAAGGACGCGGTCATCTCGCTGCTGCCGGTCGGCCTCGGCGACAAGGGCGGCGAGTTCAACAAGGTCTACATGGACAGTTTCCAGCGCATCGTGCTGCAGAACGAGCCCGTCGCAGACGTGCTGAAGGCCCAGGGCGCGACGATGGCCAAGCTGATGGCCGATACGAGGGCTGCGTGCTGGGCGCCCGATGCCAAGAGCGACGGCCCCTGCCCGGTCGAATAA
- a CDS encoding LacI family DNA-binding transcriptional regulator: MANLKQLAQSLGLSITTVSRALDGYADVSAATRERVRQAADKVGYRPNASARRLRRQRAELVAVTLPSDPGHIGPPHFLDMLSGCAEHLAAAGLNLVIAPIPRGESELDICRRFVDGRRVDAMLLVRTKRKDERVEFLQSRGIPFVTNGRTESLLPHPFIDGDGFAGFRAATLRFHAAGHHRIGHIAGPQEYYFAHDRCRGWRAAMEECGLATDLCAEGAPLEQGGYLAALELLRHPSRPTALVCATDEMAIGALRALREVDGGNQISIVGHDDLPMGAFTSPPLSTMRMTGENLGASFASLLLRAIAGEPAEELQELHAIEFVDRDSHRRPAKAA, encoded by the coding sequence TTGGCCAATCTCAAACAGCTCGCGCAATCGCTGGGACTGTCGATCACCACGGTGTCGCGTGCGCTCGACGGCTATGCCGATGTGTCGGCCGCCACGCGCGAACGGGTTCGTCAGGCTGCCGACAAGGTCGGCTACCGGCCGAATGCTTCGGCCCGCCGTCTGCGCAGGCAGCGCGCCGAGCTGGTTGCAGTCACGCTGCCGAGCGATCCCGGCCATATCGGTCCTCCGCATTTCCTCGATATGCTGTCCGGCTGTGCCGAACATCTTGCCGCTGCCGGTCTCAATCTGGTGATTGCGCCCATACCGCGTGGCGAGAGCGAGCTCGACATCTGCCGCCGCTTCGTCGATGGCCGCCGCGTCGACGCCATGCTTCTCGTCCGCACCAAGCGGAAGGACGAGCGCGTCGAATTCCTGCAGTCGCGCGGCATTCCCTTCGTCACCAACGGCCGCACCGAAAGCCTGCTGCCCCATCCCTTTATCGATGGCGACGGCTTTGCCGGTTTCCGTGCCGCAACGCTGCGCTTCCATGCCGCCGGCCACCACCGCATCGGCCATATCGCCGGCCCGCAGGAATATTACTTTGCTCATGACCGCTGCCGCGGCTGGCGGGCGGCGATGGAGGAATGCGGTCTCGCGACCGATCTCTGCGCCGAGGGCGCGCCGCTGGAACAGGGCGGTTATCTCGCAGCACTCGAACTTCTGCGCCACCCCTCGCGCCCGACCGCACTCGTCTGCGCCACCGACGAAATGGCAATCGGAGCGCTCCGGGCGCTACGCGAAGTCGATGGTGGCAACCAGATCAGCATTGTCGGCCATGACGACCTGCCGATGGGCGCCTTCACCAGCCCGCCGCTCTCGACCATGCGCATGACCGGTGAAAACCTCGGCGCGAGCTTCGCTTCGCTGCTGCTGCGCGCCATTGCCGGCGAACCCGCCGAAGAACTCCAGGAGCTTCACGCGATCGAATTTGTCGATCGCGACAGCCATCGCCGTCCCGCCAAGGCGGCATAG
- a CDS encoding antibiotic biosynthesis monooxygenase family protein: MTKVPTIARIWRGRTKPELADEYEAYNRAEGIPPLLKTALDVQLLREDREDETWFTTISYWADMESMTAFTKGDPEQVHHLERDAELLCELPERIQIHKIVVPPHLR, from the coding sequence ATGACGAAAGTTCCAACCATAGCTCGTATCTGGCGCGGCCGCACAAAGCCGGAACTCGCTGATGAGTATGAAGCCTACAACCGCGCAGAGGGAATTCCTCCACTGCTAAAGACAGCACTCGACGTTCAACTATTGCGCGAAGACCGTGAGGATGAGACATGGTTCACGACGATCTCCTACTGGGCGGACATGGAATCGATGACGGCATTTACCAAGGGTGATCCAGAGCAGGTTCATCATCTGGAGCGTGATGCAGAACTGCTGTGTGAACTTCCTGAACGTATTCAGATACACAAGATAGTGGTCCCTCCCCATCTGCGTTGA
- a CDS encoding sensor histidine kinase — protein MIGGDKYVGSVGKASLAIIALMFLSVTTLLSLWLISSYETAVRRGDERVSAASKIVAANANWLNSLARETLHRIDDALGPSTTLPGADRVRDLDAAVYDLPPQATAYVIGADGKTLYSNDRDIRPVDVTDRDYFVRLRNGADEYTSPLIISRLSHRQIFVFSRRLERNGVFAGVAVIAFDASILRPIWDAVAIGENSIVSLIRRDGQLIARYPEPAGPVDMRNHKLFTDYMRKATSGTYRSVSPVDHEDRLVGYRILERTPFVAIASADIHVIMQPFWEDAKIASLLVAFALVGALAAALWIQNLIKVDTLHTRQLADALRSNETLMREIHHRVKNNLQTVMALLRLQGFDPDAVQKLNERISAMSAVHEQMYGFDQFSGISAREFIPSFVRTLVDVHGRAVSVDFEIDDIVIAADKATPFALLLNELIANSMKYAFDGRASGNIRVMLHATEGEESQLTVADDGIGFDGRSDSAGMGTRLIKAFVNQLHGEARYNRLEGTQFTATLKLTD, from the coding sequence ATGATCGGTGGCGATAAATACGTTGGCTCCGTAGGCAAAGCATCGCTCGCGATCATCGCGCTGATGTTTCTGTCAGTGACCACCCTCTTGTCGCTCTGGCTCATATCCAGTTACGAGACAGCTGTTCGCCGGGGCGATGAGCGTGTCAGCGCCGCCTCCAAAATCGTTGCAGCGAACGCGAACTGGTTGAATTCCCTTGCTCGGGAGACCCTGCACCGAATTGATGATGCTCTGGGGCCGAGTACGACTTTGCCCGGCGCGGACCGCGTGCGCGATCTCGACGCTGCCGTCTACGACTTGCCTCCTCAGGCCACTGCCTATGTCATCGGGGCCGATGGAAAAACGCTCTATTCAAATGACCGCGATATCCGGCCGGTCGACGTTACGGACCGCGACTACTTCGTTCGGCTGAGAAACGGTGCTGACGAATATACATCCCCGCTGATCATCAGCCGCCTTTCCCACCGGCAGATATTCGTCTTCAGCCGCAGGCTCGAACGAAATGGCGTATTCGCCGGCGTCGCCGTAATTGCCTTCGACGCGAGCATCCTAAGACCAATATGGGACGCGGTCGCGATCGGCGAGAACTCGATTGTCAGCCTCATAAGACGCGACGGGCAACTTATCGCCCGATACCCGGAACCCGCCGGACCGGTCGATATGCGGAACCACAAGCTGTTTACCGACTATATGAGGAAGGCGACATCAGGCACATATCGCTCCGTGTCGCCAGTCGACCATGAAGACCGCCTGGTCGGATACCGAATCCTCGAACGCACCCCTTTTGTGGCCATTGCTTCGGCAGATATCCATGTGATCATGCAGCCCTTTTGGGAGGATGCCAAAATTGCGTCTTTGTTGGTCGCTTTCGCTCTGGTTGGTGCTTTAGCCGCAGCATTGTGGATTCAGAATCTCATCAAAGTGGACACATTGCACACCAGGCAGCTTGCGGATGCGTTGCGGTCGAATGAAACGCTCATGCGCGAGATACACCATCGCGTGAAGAACAACCTGCAGACCGTGATGGCCCTGCTGCGCTTGCAGGGTTTTGATCCGGACGCCGTTCAAAAATTAAATGAGCGCATTTCTGCGATGTCCGCAGTTCACGAGCAGATGTACGGCTTCGATCAGTTTAGCGGAATATCTGCTCGAGAGTTCATCCCATCATTCGTCAGGACGCTCGTCGACGTCCATGGTCGCGCCGTTTCCGTCGACTTTGAAATCGACGACATCGTGATTGCAGCAGACAAGGCAACGCCGTTTGCCCTCCTGCTCAACGAGTTGATTGCCAACAGCATGAAATACGCATTCGACGGCCGGGCATCCGGAAATATTCGCGTCATGCTGCACGCGACTGAAGGAGAGGAATCTCAACTTACCGTCGCGGATGACGGGATTGGATTTGATGGCCGATCGGACAGCGCCGGGATGGGGACGCGGCTGATCAAAGCCTTCGTCAATCAACTGCATGGCGAGGCCAGATACAATCGCCTGGAGGGGACGCAGTTTACGGCAACACTCAAACTTACGGATTGA
- a CDS encoding putative bifunctional diguanylate cyclase/phosphodiesterase, with the protein MILELQNAILEMIAKGEPLAATIEQLCLKVEAAIPGIIASVLTFDGSRLHTLAGPSLPPHYSAAVDNLEAGPLAGSCGAAAYFGEAVIVTDIETDPRWRDFKSLVLPLGLKACWSSPIKRGDRVIGTFAFYYRDHRGPKALERDLVDACAHLCTIAIDREERVMERQRLTYSDAMTGLSNRARFNQLLTEELPRSRRAWGILLVDIDNLKLVNDTFGHAAGDALIQVVADRVATTAGSQNTFRLGGDEFAVIVSDDKDLDLNARATDIFKALSSPSTCDGHVVFPAATIGGALAETETNPDQIRQNADVALYHAKEHNRGRYVQHYPGLGTALTRRFRAVRDVGIALEDDRIDAHYQPILRLDTREIVGFEALCRMTTPSGEIIAAAHFHEATKDAHIAAELTQRMLLRVARDIRIWLARGLPLQHVGINLSAADFRGGNLQDRLCRIFGEAEVPLKHIILEVTESVYLGQRDYVVANEIKALRSKGLRVALDDFGTGYASLTHLLTVPVDIIKIDKSFIDRMVPGDAGTVIVEGLIGIAHKLGIRVVAEGIETEPQAVQLSQLGCKLGQGYLFSKAVDRTVAAAILEQHGQRLNQNKTRAGAL; encoded by the coding sequence ATGATCCTTGAGTTGCAGAATGCCATTCTGGAAATGATTGCCAAAGGGGAACCGCTGGCAGCAACGATAGAGCAACTTTGCCTGAAGGTTGAGGCCGCCATTCCTGGGATCATCGCTTCGGTGCTGACGTTTGACGGGAGCCGTCTTCACACACTGGCTGGCCCCTCCCTTCCGCCTCACTATTCAGCGGCGGTCGACAATCTTGAAGCCGGTCCTCTTGCGGGCTCCTGTGGCGCTGCTGCCTATTTCGGAGAAGCGGTCATTGTCACCGATATCGAGACTGATCCGCGTTGGCGGGACTTCAAGTCCCTGGTCCTTCCGCTGGGGTTGAAGGCTTGCTGGTCCAGCCCGATCAAGCGTGGCGACCGGGTGATCGGCACCTTCGCCTTCTACTATCGAGACCACCGCGGTCCAAAGGCCCTCGAACGGGACCTCGTCGATGCTTGTGCCCATCTCTGCACAATCGCCATCGATCGCGAAGAACGGGTGATGGAACGCCAGCGGCTCACATACAGCGACGCGATGACGGGCCTGTCGAATCGCGCTCGTTTCAACCAGCTTCTCACCGAAGAGCTGCCTCGATCCCGGCGCGCCTGGGGCATCTTGCTGGTGGACATCGACAACTTGAAACTCGTGAATGACACGTTCGGGCACGCAGCCGGCGATGCATTGATTCAAGTGGTTGCAGACCGGGTCGCCACGACAGCAGGCTCCCAAAACACGTTTAGGCTCGGTGGAGATGAGTTTGCTGTCATTGTGTCGGACGACAAAGACCTTGATCTGAATGCGAGGGCGACCGACATCTTCAAAGCACTGTCTTCTCCTTCAACGTGCGACGGTCATGTCGTCTTTCCCGCCGCAACGATTGGCGGTGCGTTGGCAGAGACGGAAACAAACCCTGACCAGATCCGCCAGAACGCCGATGTGGCGCTCTATCATGCAAAAGAACACAACCGCGGCCGGTACGTGCAACACTATCCCGGCCTTGGCACCGCCCTGACCCGACGCTTCAGGGCGGTTCGCGATGTGGGTATCGCCCTGGAAGACGATCGGATCGACGCGCATTACCAGCCGATCTTGCGCCTCGATACGCGGGAAATTGTCGGTTTCGAAGCCTTGTGTCGAATGACCACGCCTTCCGGCGAAATCATCGCCGCAGCGCATTTCCATGAGGCGACGAAAGACGCGCATATTGCTGCTGAGCTGACCCAACGAATGTTGCTGAGGGTTGCGAGGGACATCCGCATCTGGCTCGCCCGGGGCCTTCCCCTCCAACATGTCGGCATCAACCTGTCCGCCGCAGATTTTCGCGGCGGTAATCTGCAAGACAGGCTGTGCCGAATTTTCGGGGAAGCGGAGGTTCCCCTCAAGCACATCATCCTCGAAGTGACGGAATCGGTTTATCTCGGACAACGGGACTATGTCGTAGCGAACGAGATCAAGGCTCTTCGGTCCAAGGGTTTGCGGGTAGCCCTCGACGACTTCGGCACGGGCTACGCGTCTTTGACCCACCTGCTGACGGTGCCGGTCGACATCATCAAGATCGACAAGTCCTTCATCGACCGCATGGTGCCGGGTGACGCTGGGACCGTCATCGTTGAGGGCCTGATCGGAATAGCTCACAAGCTGGGAATCCGGGTCGTCGCAGAAGGGATTGAAACAGAACCCCAAGCTGTTCAATTGAGCCAGCTCGGTTGCAAGCTCGGACAGGGCTATCTGTTTTCGAAAGCAGTCGATCGAACGGTTGCCGCGGCTATTTTAGAGCAGCATGGACAACGGCTCAACCAAAACAAGACCCGTGCCGGAGCCCTATAG
- a CDS encoding HD-GYP domain-containing protein: MRKRIHVSQLRVGMYVEDVEIEGEDRTRRFKPFLISAAGQVDSLMASRLMTVVIDVGKGADVDPGGPQDIDRTAFDAQLRAVFSAKDIKQARECVEDTRPQIRQMLAHARIKASFASDAASAAVERIMSAAFDNAGALIAVAKLKEKDELTFLHSLAVSALMITLGRSLGHGEEDVRVLGLGGLVHDLGKMALPDDILTKPGKLTAEEMDLVRGHPQRGYELVSCVAHVPKPVLDICRYHHEKFDGSGYPGRIAGKKIPYVARLAAICDVYEALTTIRPYKRAFSQAEAINMMMNSPGHFDSQLLSAFVSKMVISGTLH; the protein is encoded by the coding sequence ATGCGAAAACGGATACATGTCAGCCAATTGCGGGTCGGAATGTATGTCGAGGACGTCGAAATTGAGGGAGAAGACAGGACACGTCGGTTCAAGCCGTTCCTGATCTCGGCAGCCGGTCAGGTTGATAGTTTGATGGCAAGCCGCCTGATGACTGTCGTGATCGACGTCGGAAAAGGTGCCGATGTCGATCCGGGTGGGCCGCAGGACATCGACCGGACTGCGTTTGACGCCCAGCTTCGTGCCGTGTTTTCGGCAAAGGATATCAAGCAGGCGAGGGAATGCGTCGAGGATACACGGCCGCAGATCCGTCAAATGCTTGCCCACGCCAGGATCAAGGCGTCTTTTGCCAGTGATGCGGCAAGCGCGGCTGTGGAGCGGATCATGTCGGCAGCCTTCGACAACGCCGGTGCGCTGATTGCAGTCGCAAAGCTGAAGGAAAAGGATGAGCTGACGTTCCTCCACTCGCTGGCTGTTAGCGCATTGATGATCACCCTGGGGCGCAGCCTCGGTCATGGAGAAGAGGATGTGCGGGTCCTGGGACTCGGCGGACTGGTTCACGATCTTGGAAAAATGGCGCTCCCGGACGACATCTTGACGAAACCCGGTAAGCTGACGGCCGAGGAAATGGATCTTGTCCGCGGGCACCCTCAGCGGGGATATGAGCTGGTGTCTTGTGTCGCCCATGTCCCGAAGCCGGTGCTCGACATTTGTCGCTACCACCACGAAAAGTTCGATGGCTCGGGCTATCCTGGTCGGATCGCCGGAAAGAAGATCCCTTACGTCGCCCGGCTTGCGGCGATTTGTGACGTTTACGAAGCGCTGACCACCATCAGGCCGTATAAGCGCGCCTTCTCGCAAGCGGAGGCGATCAATATGATGATGAATTCGCCGGGCCATTTCGATAGCCAGCTTCTTTCCGCATTCGTATCAAAAATGGTGATCAGCGGCACGCTCCACTAG
- a CDS encoding peroxiredoxin-like family protein, whose protein sequence is MGDQKRPLQPGETAPAFALATANFDGTVSFADLSGRPFVIGFFRGLHCPFCRRQLEQLAGLQPALRAAGVETVAVINTPVERARLYFRHRPTPITLLCDPDCRTHRAYGVPHGEFLPDGSCEQPEWPYGATMAQFQAARINPTGELPEPLHPMEANTVLNAKDGFELDEADHAIFANHATQLVGHFLVDATGTIGWAQIESLDGPNSLSIFPTAAEIIAAAGNLGR, encoded by the coding sequence ATGGGAGACCAGAAACGCCCGCTGCAACCGGGAGAAACTGCCCCCGCCTTCGCGCTCGCCACGGCCAACTTCGACGGAACGGTCTCTTTCGCCGACTTGAGCGGTCGCCCGTTCGTGATCGGGTTCTTTCGCGGCTTGCACTGCCCGTTCTGCCGACGCCAGTTAGAACAGCTTGCCGGCTTACAGCCGGCCCTGCGCGCCGCCGGGGTGGAGACCGTCGCCGTTATCAACACGCCGGTGGAACGTGCCCGCCTGTATTTCCGCCACCGGCCGACGCCGATAACGCTTCTGTGTGACCCGGACTGCCGCACGCATCGGGCCTACGGCGTGCCGCATGGCGAGTTCCTGCCCGATGGGAGCTGCGAGCAGCCCGAATGGCCCTATGGCGCAACGATGGCGCAGTTCCAGGCGGCACGCATCAACCCCACGGGCGAACTGCCGGAACCGCTGCACCCGATGGAAGCCAACACGGTGCTCAACGCCAAGGACGGCTTCGAACTTGACGAGGCCGATCATGCGATCTTCGCAAACCACGCTACTCAGCTCGTCGGCCACTTCCTGGTCGATGCGACGGGCACCATCGGCTGGGCACAAATCGAGTCGCTCGACGGACCGAACAGCCTCTCCATCTTCCCGACCGCGGCGGAGATCATCGCCGCCGCCGGCAACCTTGGACGCTGA